The Flaviramulus sp. BrNp1-15 genome includes the window AATTTAAAAAGAAGGGAGCTTAATTATTTAATAGACTTAGCTAAAAAATGTGATGCTTCAATTAAGGTGTTACATGTGTCTGTTGAAGATAAGTTAAGTGATAAACAGTTAAATAATAAAAAGCTTTTAGAAGAGTATTTTGAAGGTATAGATTATTCGTTTCACACTTTAAGTCATATGGATATTCCAACTGCTATTAATTGTTTTGTTGAAAGTAGAGACAGCGATATGGTAGCATTTATAAATAAAAAACATGCTTTTTTTGGAAGCATATTAACACATCCTTTAGTAAAAAATATAGGACGCAACTCTAAAGTGCCACTATTAGTAATGCACGATTTAAGAAATTAAAAACTATGTTAAAAATTGATAATTTAATACAAATGAAAGCAGGTGTTTGGTTAGATAAGAGAAAAGCTATTGTTGTAACAATTTACAATGGAGAGGTTAGTTTAAATTCGATACTATCTACTGTGGAAGATTTTCATGTCCATGGCGGTTCGGGTTCGCGTTTAAAAGGCGGACCACAAGATGTTGTTCAAGACAGTAAGTATTTAGAACGCGAAAAACATCAACTTAAAAAATATTTTAATGATGTAATTTCTGAAATTAAAGACGCAAATTCCATAGTGATTTTTGGACCTGCAGAAACAGCTGAAAAATTACATAAAGAAATTACCAAGTATCATAAAAATTTAGAAGTTAAAATTAAAGATGTTGTAAAAGCCGATAGTATGACCAAACGACAAGTAAAGGCATGGGTAAAGGCCTTTTTTAAAGAAAAACGATTGTAACTGTTCTTTAAATATTGTTTCAATTTGGTTTAATCATATAATTCTAATTTATGGAAACCGATGCTATTGATATTATTAAATCTTCTGGCGAAAAAGCCAAATTTTCATTAAATAAATTAAAGGCATCTTTAAACCGTATTGGTGCAGACGAACAAACAGTTAATCAAATTATAGATAAAGTAAGAGACGAACTCTATCAAGGTATTTCAACCAAAGAAATTTATAATAGGGCGTTTGCTTTACTTAAAAAAAAGAAAAGCTACTTAGCATCAAAATATAAACTCAAAAAGGCTATTTATGAGTTGGGACCAACAGGCTTTCCTTTTGAGCGTTTTGTAAGTGCTATTTTGAAATATTCAGGCTATAAAACCGAAGTCAATAAAACGTTACTTGGTAAATGCGTGACACATGAAATAGATGTTATTGCACATAAAAATAAAGAAACCAGCGTAATAGAGTGTAAATTTCATAGCGAAGAAGGTCTTAATTGTAATGTAAAGATTCCGCTTTATATAAATTCAAGGTATAATGATGTAAAAGCATTCTGGAATGCTAATCCTAAAAATGGAACTAAACTTACAAAAGGCTGGGTGGTAACAAACACGCGTTTCACACAAGATGCCATGCAATACGGGAACTGTGTTAATTTATACTTGTTAAGTTGGGATTACCCCAAAAATGATGGTTTAAAAGATAGAATAGACCGCTTAGGATTATATCCAATAACAGTTTCTACTTTGCTCACAAACAGAGAAAAACAATTTTTATTAAGCAGAGATGTTGTGCTTTGTAGAGAATTAATTGGAGATGTTTTTTATTTAGATCATTTAGGGGTTTCAGAAGTAAGAAAAGAAAAAATCTTGAATGAAATAAAAATGTTATGCAATAAATAAATGCTATGGAGAATTTTGTAAGACTAAATTTTTTGGGTGCTTCGGGTGTAGTTACAGGTTCTAAATTTTTAATAGAAACCTCAGAACAAAACATACTCATAGATTGTGGTATGTTTCAGGGTTTAAAAGAATTAAGAGAGCTTAATTGGAGCGATTTACCAGTTAAAGTTGAAGCTATAGATGTGGTATTGCTTACACACGGACATTTAGATCACGTTGGATATTTACCACGATTAATAAAACAAGGTTTTACAGGTAAAATTATAGGTACAGCACCAACATTGGCTATTGCAGAAATTATTTTAATCGATAGTGCAAAAATTCATGAAGAAGATGCTGAAAAAGCAAATAAAGAAAAATACTCACAACATGACCCTGCTTTACCATTTTATACAAAATTTGAAGCAGAAGAAACTGTAAAACAATTTCAAGTTGAAATGCCTGATAAATGGATTCCATTATCAGAGCATATATCATATAGATTTCAGTACAACGGACATATAATTGGAGCTACTTTTATTGAGCTAGATATAAACGGAAAAAGGTTTGTGTTTTCTGGAGATATTGGTAGACAAAATGATTATTTATTAGACGATCCTAAAAAACCAGAATGGGCAGATTATTTATTTATTGAAAGCACCTATGGAAATAAGTTGCATCCCAATGAAGATGTAGAAGATATTTTATCTCAACTTATTAAAGAAACCATACATAACAAGGGAAACTTAATCATTCCTAGTTTTGCGGTAGAGCGTTTACAAACCCTTATGTATTTGCTTTGGAAGCTTTATAAAAAAAACAAAATACCAAACATCCCTATTTTTATAGATAGTCCTATGGGAAACAATGTTTTAGAGGTGTTTAAACGTTTTCCAAAATGGCACAAATTATCAGATTCAGATTATAACGCCATGTGTGATCACATAAATATTATAGAATCTTATAAAGAAACTTGGGAAACTATTGATGATAAGCGCTCTAAAATAGTTATTGCCGGTAGTGGTATGGTAACAGGTGGTCGTGTGCTAACATATTTACAGCAGCTTATAGACGAGCCCACTACAACTGTATTGTTGGTTGGTTTTCAGGCAGAAGGAACAAGAGGCAGACTATTACAAGAAGGCGCTCATGAAATACGGTTTTTTGGTAAATATTATCCTGTAAAAGCTAAAATTACTAGTTTAGAAAGTTTATCTGCACATGCAGACCAAAATGATTTATTAAACTGGATGAGCAATATTAAAAATATTCCAGAAAAAGTGTTTTTAATTCATGGTGAGCCAACAGCTTTAGATGCGTTTCGGGTTAAAATAAAAGATACTTTTAATTGGAATGTTGCTATACCTAAGTTAACAGATGTTGAAAAACTACTATTATAACCTTAATACTATATCTATGGAAGCACTTAAAACCTATAAAAGTTTCAATAGTACTAAGTCTATTGAAGAGTTACAATACAATATATCGATTGATATTTCTAAAGTCGAAAATCTAATGGTCGAATTAGAATTTTATAAATTTTTAATTGAGAAACCTATTTTTAAGCCTCATGAAATGAACTTGTATGAAAAGCTTACTGGTTTTAAAAAAGAAATTAAAACCATAAAAGAAAAACGTACAAGTTTGTTGAACGATCTATATTCACATTCAAATAAAATTAGAAATAAAATAGAGTGTGAAGATCTAGCGTGCGATAATTTTTTTGTATCAGAACAAGATGATATAGAGTTAGAAACTTTCAATTTTTATAATACGCTATCAGAGTTTAAATTCAAGTTTTTTCAATATTTACAAAGCGTAATTATGGGTTAAAAAAGGGGTTAATTGTATTTGCGTAAATACTTTTCAACTGATATATATCATTGTAAAATGCTACTTCTGTAAATATATTAGTGATGCAATAAGTTTAACTTAAACCCATAATATTATGACTACATTAATGAAACGCAGAAAAAGAAATCGGTTATCTCCATTTGATAACAGATTATTAACTCCATGGAGCAACAGTTTGTTATCACCATGGCGTAGTAGATTATTCCCTTCTAATTTTGATGACTTTACGAATCTAACAAGATTTGATGATATTTTTAAAGATGATTTCTTTGAGGATGATAGTCTTTTACCAGCAATGAATGTAAAAGAACATGAAGAAGATTTTGAAATTGAGTTTGCAGCTCCAGGGTTTAATAAAAAAGACTTTGAAGTTACAATTGAAGAAAATGTGCTTCATCTTAGTGGCGAAAAAGAGGTAGAAGAAGAAGAAAAAGAAGATGACTATTCTCGTAAAGAATTTAGCTATAAATCTTTTAAAAGATCTATGATGTTACCACCTTCAGTGGATTTAGATCAAGATATTAAAGCATCTTACAAAAATGGCATCTTAAAAGTAAAATTATTAAAAAAAGAAGAGGCTATAGTTCAACAACCTCCTAAAAAAGTTATTGAGGTTAATTAATTTTTTTATGCAGAAAGTAATATATCACCATACTATTACTTTCTGCTTTTTTAAACTTTTAAACTACTAGTATCATGAAAACTAAAAAGGTTAAAGTAAAATATGATGCATGGTTAAGTCCTGAGATTATGCATAATGCATCACGTAAGTGGTTGTCTGAATTAGAATTTGCCAAAGATGAGGAGTTGTTTTTTGATGATTTAGTAAAATCATACACACTTCAGCTTATAGATTCCAAACATTTTTCTGAAAGCAAAAAAATTGTAGATAGATTAAGTAAAATACAAAAGGAAACAGAAAAGTTAATTGAGATTGTTAAAACCCATGAAGTAGATTTAAAAATTATGGTAGATGGTATAAACCAATTAGCAGAAGAAGACGCTTACAGAAAAGAACATGGAAAACTCATAATTATAATAAGTGAGTTTTTAGAAAAATACAGAACATTAAAAACAGAACTATTTACACTTGTAAAAGGTGTAATTAAGGAAGGCAAACAAAAACGTTTACTTCAATAAAAAAATAGAGGATGATATATTTAATTTTTCTAATTATTTCTCTACTGCTTGATATAATAATAAATTTTTAAAATTTAGAAAGATGAAACTATTAAAACGATTAGGACTTTTTTTATTAGCATTTAGCTGTTCTACAACTGAGTTAGTTGATTATTGGAAAAACCCAGATATAGATGTTTATAGTCCAAGTAAAGTTTTATTAGTTGGCATGACATCTAATCTTGAAGCTAGAGAAAAATTTGAAAAGCAATTACAAGAAGAATATGAATCTAGAGGTATAGAAGCAGTAATGAGTTTAGAGCTTTTTGATTCATCATTCACCACCGAAAAGAAAACAGAGCAGGAGCTTAAAGTGCTGGAAAATGACCTAATTAATGATGGCTTTGATACCGTTTTATTTACAAGAGTTGTAGGGTTAGAAGATAAAATTACCTACAAAAAAAACTATGATGGGTACGAAAATACGCATAGAAAATTTAGGGAAGATTATTTAAAATATCAAGACGCTTTTTACAATCCAGATTATTATGAAGAATACACAGTGTATCATAGTGAGACAGCTATGTATTGTTTGTGTCCAACAAAAGACAGAGAATTAATTTGGAAAGGATATATCGATATTACCGATCCTGAATCTATAAATGAAACCGTCAATGATTATGTAAGACTTATTGTAATTGTTTTAGAAGAGGAACAACTCATAAATTCAACTGTAATGGAAGAAAAAATGGATGAAGAAGCCATTAAGTAATATTAATTTAAAGATAACAAGGGGAGTAGCATTGGTTTTTGTTTTCCTTATAACAAGCTGTTCTTCAATTAAATTAATATCAAGTTGGAAAAATCCGGAATTTGGGTTATTGTTTAAACCCAAAAAAATATTGGTTGTAGGAGTTACTCCAAATTACGATGCGAGAAGTGCTTTTGAATTTCAATTAATAAATGAATTAAACGATAGAAATATTACAGCTTTACAAAGTGCTGTAGTTTTTGAAACCTCATTTCAAGATTCTCAACAAACTGAACAAGAAATTGAGTTACAAGTTGATAAATTACTATCAAAAGATTACGATACCATTTTGGTCTCTATGGTAAAAGGAGTTGATGATAATGAGTCCTATGGTAGCGATTCATCTAAAACCGATTACCATTTACGACGTTTTATCTTTTACTATTTAGCCTATCAAGATGCTTATTTTAATCAGGATTATTATTCACGATATAAGGTTTTTAATATAGAAACATCTGTCTATAATTTAAAAAATGAAACTGATAAATCTTTAGTTTGGCGTGGATCTTTCGATTTAGTAGACCCGAATAATAATAAAAAAGCTATAGATTTATATGTTAAAAAACTAATCAAGACCTTAGAAAAAGAAAAGATTATTCCTAAAAAAAAGTGGTTTAGGTGAGTTTGTAATTAATATAAAACTGTGCTAAAAAGATACTTTTGTTGATAGTAGAAATGCTTGATAAAATATGTGGTTTAATTCTAATTCTTAGCTTTTTTAACCTTTTGTTATAAAATGTAAAAAGCCGATAAACATAATGTTTATCGGCTTTTATCGCGGAGAAAGAGGCTCCGTAAATCTTTAAACTTTATCAGTGATATCAAAGGTTTCCGTATTTTAGTTTCCAATAGGGTAACACATAGGGTAACCACTTTTTTTAAATCAAAATGTTCTATTGTAAA containing:
- a CDS encoding restriction endonuclease, yielding METDAIDIIKSSGEKAKFSLNKLKASLNRIGADEQTVNQIIDKVRDELYQGISTKEIYNRAFALLKKKKSYLASKYKLKKAIYELGPTGFPFERFVSAILKYSGYKTEVNKTLLGKCVTHEIDVIAHKNKETSVIECKFHSEEGLNCNVKIPLYINSRYNDVKAFWNANPKNGTKLTKGWVVTNTRFTQDAMQYGNCVNLYLLSWDYPKNDGLKDRIDRLGLYPITVSTLLTNREKQFLLSRDVVLCRELIGDVFYLDHLGVSEVRKEKILNEIKMLCNK
- a CDS encoding MBL fold metallo-hydrolase RNA specificity domain-containing protein, producing MENFVRLNFLGASGVVTGSKFLIETSEQNILIDCGMFQGLKELRELNWSDLPVKVEAIDVVLLTHGHLDHVGYLPRLIKQGFTGKIIGTAPTLAIAEIILIDSAKIHEEDAEKANKEKYSQHDPALPFYTKFEAEETVKQFQVEMPDKWIPLSEHISYRFQYNGHIIGATFIELDINGKRFVFSGDIGRQNDYLLDDPKKPEWADYLFIESTYGNKLHPNEDVEDILSQLIKETIHNKGNLIIPSFAVERLQTLMYLLWKLYKKNKIPNIPIFIDSPMGNNVLEVFKRFPKWHKLSDSDYNAMCDHINIIESYKETWETIDDKRSKIVIAGSGMVTGGRVLTYLQQLIDEPTTTVLLVGFQAEGTRGRLLQEGAHEIRFFGKYYPVKAKITSLESLSAHADQNDLLNWMSNIKNIPEKVFLIHGEPTALDAFRVKIKDTFNWNVAIPKLTDVEKLLL
- a CDS encoding Hsp20/alpha crystallin family protein gives rise to the protein MTTLMKRRKRNRLSPFDNRLLTPWSNSLLSPWRSRLFPSNFDDFTNLTRFDDIFKDDFFEDDSLLPAMNVKEHEEDFEIEFAAPGFNKKDFEVTIEENVLHLSGEKEVEEEEKEDDYSRKEFSYKSFKRSMMLPPSVDLDQDIKASYKNGILKVKLLKKEEAIVQQPPKKVIEVN